Within bacterium, the genomic segment TCCTTGAGACACCGCGACACTCGGAACCAACACGCAGGAGCGTGTTGGCTAGTTCCCTTTCTAAGAAAACCGCGCGGTGTCGGCTGTTTGCAGCCGACCCGATTTGGCGCGGCATGCCGTGCCCCTACTGCCAGACTATTCAGTTCTGTTTGAAGCCTCGCGTTTGCTTTTCATCTCCGACAAGAACGTAACAATCGCCGCGCACACGGTCAGAACAAGTTCCGCTTCTTCACGCGTCACATCCGGTAATTCGGCTTTTCCATGTCCCACTCCGGCTTCATCACCCCGATAAGCATGAATCTTTTCTAATCCGAGAGATAAAGCAGGATGGAGACCAAGCTCCTGCAACACTTCTTTGAATGTTCCCTTTTTTTTCCCCGATACAATCAATGCTGCACTTTCAACAGCTTTAACAGCCTCCAATGCGCAGTTTGGCAAGTCCGCTTCGGGGCGTTTATTGAACAAATCCCAAGCCTTCTTGAGATGCTCACGGGCGGTTGCCAACGATTCTACTGTCTCGGAAAGTGCTTTCTCAATTACGGTGATATTCTCCACCCGTTTGACAAGCCTCCCATTGTTATCGAAATGCCAATTGATGTGCCCTACATCAAACAGGTAATCCATATTCTCTTGGAATCTCAGAGCAGAAATAGGCAAGCCATTCAAAATACAATATTCAAACACCAGCTCGAGTGCAGTAAGAACTTGATGCCAAGCACGAGACCTCAGTAACTTGATGAACTGATATGTACTCAAGGGATATGGCTTTTCCCATCCCAGCCTCAGTGAGACATAATGGAAGCATCCTTCGAAGGACTCCGAAGTGAACGTAAAAGCCTCATCCAGTACATTTCGCACGCCATCCACGAAATTCTCCGGAAGCTGATCCTCCCACAGCGTTACGGGCTTATCAAATCCACGCCGTCGAGAAAATAGATCCTTCGGTTCCATTTTCAGTTTCCGTTCCTCATAGAATATTGCTCCCCGAGACATCTTCCACTTCGTTCAAGGATAACAAAGAAAGGATACTCCTGCTTCATCCTTCATCCCTCATCCTTCATCCTTTCTTTCAGTCCGCTTTCCACGCCCGATAGAGATGCGGCAGGAGTTGATCGAAGGCGTGCTTGAACGTGATCACACCGCGCAAGACGCCCGACTCGTCCACTACCGGCAGCGCGAGAAAGCTATAGCGCAAAAACGTATCGGCGATCTCCGTCACCGGCGAATCCAACTGCAGCGCCACCAGCCGCGACTGTACGATATTCCCCACCTGCAACAGCGGATCCTCCTGAATCAAATGCCGCAGACTGAGCGCGCCCAGCAGTTTCCCGTCGTCGTCGTGCACGTACACGTAGTAGAACGCTTCGATCTCTTCCGACTCTTCGCGCACGCGATCCAGCGCCTCCCCCACCGGAGTGATCTCGCCGACCTCGATGAAGTCGGTGGTCATCAGCGCGGCCGCCATGTCCTCGTCCTCATAGGTCATCAGCTCGGCGATGTCGGCCTTCTCTTCCTCGTCCTCGAACTCCTTCATGATCGCTTCCGAGTGCTCGTCTTCGAGGCTCGCCAGGAGGTCCGCCGCCACCGCCGGTTCCATCTCCTCGAGAATGTCGGCCGCTTTTCCCCTATCCATCGCCTCGATCACCGACTTCTGCACGTCTTCATCGGTCTCTTCGAGCACGTCCGCCGCCACGTCGGCATCGAGGGCGGAGATGAACGCCTGCCGTTGCCGGTGCGTGAGGTCTTCGAGAACGTCCGCCAGCTCGCCGGGATGCAGTTCGTTGAGTCGCTGCGCCGCCACCGTCAGCCGGATCGGCTCGGCCAGCGCGGCATGAGACGAAACCGGTTGCACGAATTTCCACGAGATCAGATCATCGGCGAGCGGCGTCCCCAGCGTCCGCACCACCGGCTGAATCGCCCGCTCCCATCCGAGTCGCCTGAGGAGTCCCGTGAATCCCACGTCCACGTGCACCACCCACTGCCGGTCGCCGACCAGGAGATGAATGTCGTTGACGCGCACCACCTTCGCGCCGTCCACGTCCACGATTTGCTTGTCCCACAAGAGTTCGCGCAAACTGAAATCTTCCGGCCCGAGTTCCAGAGGCTGCAATCGCTGCTCGTCGAGCATCAGTCGTCCGCGGCTCAGAAGCTCCACGTACTCATCACCATGCGCCGCATAAAAAACCAGCGTATTCCGATGCCGCAGCACCAGTCCCTTCAGTTGCGGATAGAGTTCTCCCAGCGTCGCCACCATGTCCCACACGTAGCCCATGTACGTGCCGAGCTTCTGGCTGCGAGCCGGCCGTCCCACGAACTGGGACATATAGCAGAGGACTTCATTCAGCTTTGCGCACATGGCACTTCACCTTCTATCGCGTCACCAATCGCTACTAGCCAACACCCTCCTGGGTGTTGGTCACATTCGGCCGGAACAAATTGTCACCTTCCTCACCTTTCGTGCTATAACATAGAGATTTCCAGTCATTTAATCAACCTCCCGCTTGATTATACCGGCAGGTTTTCTTATCATTTGTGCACCTTCTCACAAATCATCCCCCTGCCTGCGGGGGGATCAAGGGGGGACTCTCCGTAGCGCCGCATGGATATGCGCGCGTCCCCTCCCCCCTTAGCATAAGGGGGGAATCGAAGGGGGGTCTTTCTGTGTACGTCGAAACATCATCATAACAACGGAACCTGAACCCATGGCCAAGATTTCTCCCTTCCGCGGACTCCGCTATGATCCCGCCGTCGCTGGTGATTTAAACAAGCTCGTCACCCAGCCCTACGACAAGATTGACCGCAAGCTGCAAGCCGAGTACTACGCCCGCCACCCGCACAATATCGTGCGGATCATCCTGAATGAGGAAGCCGTCGCCGACGAGACCAGCCCCTATCCCACGGCGGCCAAGACTCTCCGCGAGTGGATCGGCAAGGGTGTTCTCCGGGAGGACAAAGAACCCGCCATCTACGTTTACTATCAGATTTTCCAGTATCAGGGTCAAACCTTCACCCGCAAGGGCTTCATCGCGTCGGTCGAACTCGAAGCGCAGAAGGTTCGCGCCCACGAGCACACGCTGGCCGGACCGAAGGCTGACCGTCTGCGGCTGCTCTGCGCGCTGGAGACCAACGACGAAAACATCTTCTTGCTGTTCTCCGATCCCGCGAACGAGGCGGTGAAGGTGATGGACAGCGCCATTGCCGGTCAGCCGCCGCTGATCGAGTGCCGGGATGACTACGGCGAAACGCACAAAGTCTGGGCGATCCGCGATCCGAAGGCCGTCGCCGCTCTGCAAAAGCTCGTGGCCGCCCGCGAGCTGTTCATCGCCGACGGCCATCACCGCTTCGAGACCGCCGTCAATTACCTGAACGAGTGCCTGGCCACGGGCTGGAAACCGGTCAGCGATCAGGGCTTCAACCACCGCATGATGGCTCTCTTCCCGATGGAGGACAAGGGTCTCGTAATCTTCCCGACTCACCGTCTGGTCAAGAACGTCGAGAATTTCTCCGGCCCGAAGCTCCTCGATTCCCTCGCTAAGAGCTTTGATATTACAGCATTTGACAATGT encodes:
- a CDS encoding CBS domain-containing protein, coding for MCAKLNEVLCYMSQFVGRPARSQKLGTYMGYVWDMVATLGELYPQLKGLVLRHRNTLVFYAAHGDEYVELLSRGRLMLDEQRLQPLELGPEDFSLRELLWDKQIVDVDGAKVVRVNDIHLLVGDRQWVVHVDVGFTGLLRRLGWERAIQPVVRTLGTPLADDLISWKFVQPVSSHAALAEPIRLTVAAQRLNELHPGELADVLEDLTHRQRQAFISALDADVAADVLEETDEDVQKSVIEAMDRGKAADILEEMEPAVAADLLASLEDEHSEAIMKEFEDEEEKADIAELMTYEDEDMAAALMTTDFIEVGEITPVGEALDRVREESEEIEAFYYVYVHDDDGKLLGALSLRHLIQEDPLLQVGNIVQSRLVALQLDSPVTEIADTFLRYSFLALPVVDESGVLRGVITFKHAFDQLLPHLYRAWKAD
- a CDS encoding DUF1015 domain-containing protein encodes the protein MAKISPFRGLRYDPAVAGDLNKLVTQPYDKIDRKLQAEYYARHPHNIVRIILNEEAVADETSPYPTAAKTLREWIGKGVLREDKEPAIYVYYQIFQYQGQTFTRKGFIASVELEAQKVRAHEHTLAGPKADRLRLLCALETNDENIFLLFSDPANEAVKVMDSAIAGQPPLIECRDDYGETHKVWAIRDPKAVAALQKLVAARELFIADGHHRFETAVNYLNECLATGWKPVSDQGFNHRMMALFPMEDKGLVIFPTHRLVKNVENFSGPKLLDSLAKSFDITAFDNVNALFSRMDKVGPWEFGLAALGTPKPFYLLKLKDIKVMDGVAADVSEASRRLDVTVLHRLILERELGIDKAKLEAFTHVEYVRHREEAVGKLGQGGIQAAFLLNPTDVMGVKAVAELGERMPQKSTDFYPKLLAGLVMMPLKIQK